One genomic window of Gossypium hirsutum isolate 1008001.06 chromosome D11, Gossypium_hirsutum_v2.1, whole genome shotgun sequence includes the following:
- the LOC107939329 gene encoding protein MAINTENANCE OF MERISTEMS-like produces the protein MASLISTKSHISDAVNNADSYRVLRGRVSVLKNTPDVRLMPYLELVGFGSVAQIRYTVLRFDLLSALVERWRPETHTFHFPCGECTVTLEDVALQLGLPIDGSPVTGLSAFTDPDALCYQLLGDSLGDGESYFSGLQFTWLKAKYGQLSVIATEGKLMCAARAYIMHIIGGEIMPDASNGKVHLMYLPLLADLSSVSSYSWGSTVLAVLYRELCRATDPKVCDIGGCLSLLQSWALYRMPFLASVRHQPYVYPLLNRWSARLGIGKSYNVPLYRLMIEQYARDGPQCDGCSKRISTAHRNA, from the exons ATGGCTTCATTGATTAGCACCAAAAGTCACATATCTGATGCGGTTAATAACgcg GACTCGTACCGAGTTTTAAGGGGCCGTGTGAGTGTTTTGAAGAATACTCCAGATGTACGGTTGATGCCGTACTTAGAGCTAGTCGGATTTGGGTCCGTAGCACAGATCCGGTACACCGTCTTGCGCTTTGATTTATTATCTGCGCTAGTGGAGCGGTGGCgcccggagacccacacttttcattttccgTGCGGGGAGTGCACGGTGACCTTGGAGGATGTAGCGTTGCAGCTTGGGCTCCCAATTGACGGGAGTCCCGTAACGGGATTATCTGCATTTACCGATCCGGATGCACTTTGCTATCAGCTTCTAGGAGACTCACTAGGGGACGGTGAGTCATATTTTTCGGGCTTACAATTTACATGGTTGAAAGCCAAATATGGACAATTATCAGTGATAGCCACTGAAGGCAAGTTGATGTGCGCTGCTCGAGCGTACATCATGCATATCATAGGGGGAGAAATCATGCCTGATGCAAGCAACGGCAAGGTGCATTTGATGTACTTGCCCCTGTTAGCTGACTTGTCCAGTGTTAGCTCCTATAGCTGGGGCTCAACCGTGCTAGCAGTCTTGTATCGAGAGCTTTGTCGGGCGACAGATCCGAAAGTTTGCGACATTGGCGGATGCCTTTCACTGCTGCAGTCCTGGGCGCTGTATCGGATGCCATTTTTGGCATCGGTTAGACACCAACCGTATGTTTATCCACTGCTGaacag GTGGAGTGCTCGTCTGGGTATCGGGAAGTCGTACAATGTCCCGCTATACCGCCTCATGATTGAACAGTATGCCCGGGATGGG CCGCAATGTGACGGATGTAGTAAACGGATCTCCACGGCACACCGGAACGCCTGA
- the LOC107939333 gene encoding LOW QUALITY PROTEIN: heavy metal-associated isoprenylated plant protein 34 (The sequence of the model RefSeq protein was modified relative to this genomic sequence to represent the inferred CDS: deleted 2 bases in 1 codon), which translates to MNKQDVMKFQTWVLKVNIQCSCDGCKQKIRKLLQKVDGVYTTSINAEQGKVTVTGNVDPVILIKKLQKSGKHAQLLGGAQKGPNNFPNQLANQFKNMNLDGGKGGKDNKSQKGGGGGGGGGGGGNNQQKGGQQFTHQQIQQMMMQGFNPSKDQKSVKFQLPEDDLDGSDDDFDDEFDDEFDDEFDDEFDDDFDDEEFGHGHGHGKGNHQMQNKMVAMGGKGPNGMINGLAMNGKKGGGGGGDNGKKGGGIDMPMLMKGMGDFEGGKHGNGGKKGGGEKNKGGKGNNGEGDKKSGKKGGGGGGLLGFFKKDKGEKDFSSKGKNEWDGSGGKNKGSHNGNGGNGGGGNNNGHGAKKGGGKNGWWGHEMMNKIKSGGFQDIDVINNGKGGGGGGGAAGGGKNMGQMGQMGGQMGHMGSMGGQMGYNMGQMGNHPMNQMSNFAAVQGLPAAMNNGGGYYQGMGPGNPYNQPQYMAAMMMNQQRANGGMYPPMMYAHQPYPQPNYGPPPMHPPPSESYAHYFSDENANSCSIM; encoded by the exons ATGAATAAACAAGATGTCATGAAGTTTCAG ACTTGGGTTCTGAAAGTTAACATACAGTGTAGCTGTGATGGGTGTAAGCAGAAAATAAGGAAACTATTGCAGAAAGTTGATG GGGTGTATACCACTAGTATAAATGCTGAGCAAGGGAAGGTAACAGTGACTGGTAATGTTGATCCGGTTATACTCATTAAGAAGCTGCAGAAGTCAGGGAAACATGCACAGCTACTGGGAGGGGCTCAAAAGGGTCCAAACAATTTCCCAAACCAGCTAGCCAACCAGTTCAAGAACATGAACTTGGATGGTGGCAAAGGTGGGAAAGACAACAAATCCCAAAAGGGTGGGGGTgggggtggtggtggtggtggtggtgggaaTAACCAGCAGAAAGGTGGGCAGCAATTTACACACCAACAGATACAGCAAATGATGATGCAAGGGTTTAACCCTTCCAAAGACCAGAAATCTGTGAAGTTTCAGTTGCCTGAGGATGATTTAGATGGAAGTGatgatgattttgatgatgagttcgatgatgaatttgatgatgagTTCGATGATGagtttgatgatgattttgatgatgaggAATTTGGTCATGGACATGGCCATGGGAAAGGGAATCATCAAATGCAAAACAAGATGGTAGCTATGGGGGGAAAAGGGCCAAATGGCATGATTAATGGCCTTGCCATGAATGGTAAGaaaggaggtggtggtggtggggaTAATGGTAAGAAAGGAGGAGGTATTGATATGCCTATGTTAATGAAAGGCATGGGGGATTTTGAAGGTGGGAAGCATGGTAATGGAGGAAAGAAAGGAGGtggtgaaaagaacaaaggaGGGAAAGGAAACAATGGGGAAGGAGATAAAAAGAGTGGTAAAAAaggaggaggtggtggtggtTTGCTTGGATTTTTCAAGAAGGATAAAGGTGAAAAAGATTTTTCAAGTAAGGGTAAAAATGAATGGGATGGTAGTGGTGGTAAAAACAAAGGTTCCCACAATGGAAATGGAGGCAATGGTGGTGGTGGAAACAATAATGGCCATGGAGCTAAAAAGGGTGGAGGCAAAAATGGT TGGTGGGGCCATGAGAtgatgaacaaaattaaaagtggTGGGTTTCAAGACATTGATGTTATTAATAATGGCAAAGGAGGTGGGGGTGGGGGTGGTGCCGCCGGCGGCGGTAAGAATATGGGGCAGATGGGCCAAATGGGAGGTCAGATGGGTCACATGGGTTCAATGGGTGGTCAGATGGGTTATAACATGGGCCAAATGGGAAACCATCCGATGAACCAGATGAGTAATTTTGCTGCAGTGCAAGGACTACCAGCAGCAATGAATAATGGTGGTGGGTATTATCAAGGGATGGGACCAGGAAATCCTTATAATCAGCCTCAATATATGGCAGCCATGATGATGAACCAACAACGTGCAAATGGAGGGATGTATCCACCCATGATGTATGCTCATCAACCATATCCCCAACCAAATTATGGACCTCCACCCATGCATCCACCCCCATCTGAATCTTATGCTCATTACTTCAGTGATGAAAACGCAAACAGCTGTAGTATCATGTAa
- the LOC107939334 gene encoding gamma conglutin 1, with the protein MSVNPVTGLTAMSELAQDVLSIYSTQGSNPGPLVKIPRFLFTCAPSLLLQPVLPGNVQGVAGLGYSPISLPTQLASHFGYAGFAPTFALCLAPNGAIFFGDSPYYMLPGLDISLPVGYTPLIISPLGEYYIEVKSIKINNKDVPLNTTLLSIDRRGIGATPGVSCLAFVDGGLNTRAAIVIGAYQMENNLIQFDMARSRLGFSSSLLFFRTSCNNLNFTAIP; encoded by the exons ATGTCGGTGAACCCCGTGACGGGCCTAACTGCCATGAGCGAGCTTGCACAAGATGTTCTGTCAATCTATTCCACTCAAGGGTCTAACCCTGGTCCCCTTGTTAAGATACCTCGGTTCTTGTTCACTTGTGCACCTTCCCTTTTGCTGCAACCAGTGTTACCAGGGAATGTTCAAGGGGTAGCTGGATTAGGGTATTCCCCTATTTCTCTACCCACTCAACTTGCCTCACACTTTGGATATGCTGGCTTTGCCCCAACATTTGCCTTATGTCTAGCTCCAAATGGGGCCATTTTCTTTGGGGATAGCCCTTATTATATGCTTCCTGGTCTTGATATTTCACTCCCTGTAGGCTACACTCCATTGATCATTAGTCCACTAGGAGAGTACTACATAGAAGTGAAATCaatcaaaataaataacaagGATGTTCCATTAAACACAACTCTGTTATCCATCGATAGACGAGGCATTGGAG CTACACCAGGAGTTTCTTGCTTAGCCTTTGTTGATGGGGGACTTAACACTCGAGCTGCAATTGTTATTGGGGCTTACCAAATGGAGAATAATCTTATACAGTTTGACATGGCAAGATCAAGGCTGGGTTTCAGCTCTTCCCTGTTGTTTTTTAGGACTTCTTGTAATAACTTAAACTTCACTGCTATTCCATAA